The window CACGTGAAGCAATAAGCTATTGTTATAATCGTAAGAACAATGCAAATCATTTGTACTCAACTAGGAAGTGGCTAATTCATGGTAAATAAAGCCAGCAGTACCTCTAACTTTGTTAGCTCCACATGCCGgaagcagacaactccttataCAAAAGAGAGTTAAATTACACAACaaagttttaatatattaatattatagtgCGTTATATCCAGATCTAATTATACGTACTATTGTTTACCAATAAAAATAGGTTGTTAAACATAGAACATGCTGACACAATTTTCTGATCATAGGTATTAAAACTTCGTTTCAGTTTACTATTTTTACACATATACAATGCATGTCTCTTTTACCTTGTACTCAGACTATAAAGCATAGAGTACACATATTACTTTCTATTGTTCTGATGTTTGCTGGTTGTGCACAGACTGCTCAAAGCCTCTGCCCAGAGCATGTGATTTATTCTATCTACCTTAGTGTGAAGATAAGTACATCTCCCGCTTCATAATTTGCTGTTTTCCAAACACCTCCAAACTGCTTGCTTATTTCCCACGGGTCTTCTGTAAACCAGCCCGTTCCATTTAGCTTTGCTGCTTCTACATCCAGCTGTCCATAAGTTTTTTGGAATTTGTCAAAACTACATTTGAAAAAGCTTTATATTTGATCTTATGCTTATTTCACTGGACAATGCCAACAAAAACAAATCAGCTTGTCTGGAAAgaaatagaataataataacacGGAATATCAATAGTATTCAAAAATTTTTATGATATTAGGATGTTCTTGATATAGTACAGATGTGTGTGTCTCGTGTACTCAATAGTTTGTGTTTATGGTGTGTGGCTATAGAGTGGGTGGTTGTGTGTATGAGATAGTCTGTTAGCATACTTTAAACAGCAGAGattcagaaatacttaaagTTCCTCGAGCCCGAGGGTTCCCAATCGTTGGTCGCAAACTGTTTATGTTGCTGCATAAGGATCTCCTACCACCcttgataaaaatgttaaagCACAGTCTATTTGAGTAAAAGACCACATTTATTtattgaatatattattatcaACCATATACTTTGTATCCTGCTCTATACACTAGTTGTTCCTAGTAGTGCTTGTGTTCTATGTAAGACTGCAATTTATAGGATTATAGCAATGCAGAGACAGTTGTTGCATGTCTTACCTGTTTAGCTGGTTTGAGCCCTCACATACAGCCAAGGTTCCTATATCAGGAGTGATATCAGAGAAAGGAGTCCACATTGTCAACACCTTATCAGTCCCTCTCGACATGTAGACATTGTCCACGTGGGCCCCTGTAAACCCTCTTTTGTGCATTGCTCTACATAACACAACACCTTGCACAATCTGATGTCCATCATAAGCTACTCCTTCAGTAATTGTtatgaataaacaataaaaattggcAAACAAATCACTTATTTCAAACTAGCGTTACCACATCATTTACATCAACATAGCATCTATAAAACAACAGCCAGCATGATCTAAATGTTAGACAATTTGGCTTGCAATCAACAAGCTGATATTGAAGTCACATGAAATGAGGGCATATTTAGCAAGAGCATCTGATTTTAAAATCCTAGGAGAAAGTTGACTACTATCCAATATCTGATAACTGATAGGAATTAAATATGGTGAGCGATGGTTAAAGAACTTCTATTAATATTTAGGATTAAGTATTATTAACATGTGCACAATTATGAGTGTTCATATGACTTCCCTTTGTTGGTCCAGTTAAACactcatcaaaaatattttatgaacaacCAGACGACCAACTGATAATAGTTAACTGTAAGTGAGTCgttatattgttgtttattttattaaactattCAGTTACTTACTAGCAAAAGTTACCTTGCTGATTAGAACTAGTAATACGGCCAGTAGTTAGTTTTCacaattgaaaaattttactTGTTTTGTATGTAGATTTTACAGTAAAAACGTACCTCAGCCACTTGTAGTCAAAGGTTGCAACATCCTGGCCAAATAGTTTTTGGAAAAACTTGAATGCTACAAATGAATGTAACATTGTGTAAaactacttatatatatactgtcctatatatatatatatatatatatatatatatatatatatatatatatatatatataggacagtatatatataggacagtatatatataggacagtatatatataggacagtatatatataggacagtatatatataggacagtatatatataggacagtatatatataggacagtgtatatatataggacagtatatatataggacagtatatatataggacagtatatatataggacagtatatatatatatatatatatatatatatatatatatatatatatatatatatatatatatatatatatatatatatatactgtcctatatatatactgtcctatatatatatatatatatatataccctgtCATGTATGGATATATctactgttatatatatacatctacaatttcatatatatacatctacaatttcatatatatatatacaatatacatatttatacttatatgtacataaataacttgaatatttacatgcaacaaaattcacattacagttatttggtatcagaagaatcaccatgtcttactctgttgtaggtgcaaaatatgtggaaatgtgattacaagctattaaaaactcaaaaaagaacagttaatcgtagccatcatgaaaacgtcgtagattggaatccctttcttaaacggctcaaatgggacgtagctgaacaagatggcttcagtttacactttcatgcaacttcattcgtcaaaatattttcacgaatTTATTTctcacattcaataaaaccatgtctattgtccttacgcgtctatttcatcatcatcgtaatgctgtcattttgagcactgatatctcaaaacctaccataaaaatttgtttatctttttaaccttagcttgaaggattgcatatcatcttttgataaacatgacgagcctgttggtcacctttgatagtcaaaaaatgctgcagaaattattcgcgctgtttggcaggaagtatgagtcacatgatcagattacaactagacgattagaccaagccgaaacaaaactgtaaagtaacgagcATCAATATATGATACAGActtttcagtaaaacccgaaggtttgtcataaactagtgctacgagaagttttatattgagacttttattggcctttcaattcacgtgataacatcccatggcaaaacaataaccaaattgcttgagtatgtcagagaaataaattgactCCAGCCTacagcgttttcatgatggcggcaattagctgtttgtttttgagcttttaagagcttgtaatcacatttttacatattttgcacctacaacacagcagagtaagacatggtaaatctatcgataccaaataactgtaatgtgaattttattgcaagtcaaccttaaagtgttggaataggttaaagTTAGTTATCTTGTTTCAGGTTGATGTTTTTCACTGGAGTCACAGCAGGTCAGTTTCACAGACCTGTCCACGCGACAGGTCTTCAGGTGAAGAGTCACCTGAAAACTGCAGAAGCACAAAACAGACCTGAGAGTGcacaatatatacaaatacaataccAGTATATGAGAatgcacaaatatatatatttgtacatgtttatatacatatatcagaGTTCAGAAGCACAAAACAGACCTGTTTTGGCTACAGCGAGAAACATTAATTTGGAAAAATATAAGTAACTTTAGcttattccaacactctagttgtttatatatataatgtatatgtaaataactggagtgttggaataggttaaagTTACAGTACTTGTCTTTTTCGCTGGAGTCACCATTATATCATTATCACCATATATCTCGGGAGAACATcatctttatatataattatgtgtaataaatataatggttatggttataatatataaatctcattgtttgtctttttgtcaaACCCTGTGTCCAATTATAGCAATTAAGATTTAGCAATGGAAAATCTACACGGCCCTGGATTTCATCTCGAGGTCTCCAGATATGGAGACCACAAATTTAACCATTAATCTACACAGTATACAATGGCTTCGTTGGAcaaataatcattacattggttaagatactcgcACTTAAAGcacggtatgtccagctatagttattaaaattttggaatgaagaatccgtattgcagaagatttgatctcggaacctcccttTCACCAGTCCAGTGCCTTACCAGTTAAGCCACAAgagcttgatggattcattgggagatatatgttgctatgcgGGTGAAAATACACAACCGCTCGCAGGCCATAACGGCGCAACATCATTCAATGTATTAGTAAgagcttacttaaattagtcattggcaatgtgccaagctaatggcaagagacattgtttataagctgagtttgtAAGTGTGGTATATTGCTATCACTTTTATAAGAtggtttttaatacctgtgcgaCGCTACGCATtccactagtatatatatataatgtataatatttataatatatgtatatgtaatatatgtatttgcagtgctatgtatatacatatatatagtacatgtgATGAAGGCCTGTGTTGTACTTACGTCTCTGTCCTTCTAGAACCTTTCGAGCAGCATCAGAATGAGTGATGACTGGCTTCCCCTTGAAGTATACAAGCAAACATTAAAAGTTGATCAGTCATTACATGAGCACtaagatatttttattattgtaaatgcatcaaaaagttgaaaaaattataGCAAAAGTACGTATGACGAAAAATTTTAGATACTGTCTCATTTTCTTTCATCATCTCATGTGTTCATTTGCATATTTCCTACCTGTAACCTATGGTAATGACAGTTTATTGTGTATAGGGAATGCTTAGGTAGCAACACAGAACGTATGACCGTAGCAGCAGCATAGGTAAGCAGCCTAGTTGTTATCACTATTAGTTGTGTGATCACAAATTCTAAAACTTCTGAATCTTGTTCAATCACATCACCTGGACTGTctagtacatgtagatactcTGTTCTTACAGTGTAATACTAGTAAGAACCTAGCGCTGAGTTAACAATAATATGAAGGAGCAAATTTGCACAATGATTGTTCTCTATGATTTTGATTAACAACTATAAAGTGTTTCTACAGCCCTAGTAATATACcatcattatacatgtacagtatgtagCTGCTACTCTGTAGTCTATAGGCGCCAAAAGGAGTTGTCCGCTCTTCATCAATGTTACAGTAATATAGCGTAACTAGCTTCATTAACCCAATCCAGAAGGAAGTCAATCAAGCAGTACTTATACATCTGGCTACTCTGGCTTCCCTTTTCTATGAGCGAAGGCTAGCCTAAAGAAATTTGGTATACATATTTGGCGCCCCTTACAGCTTTTGATCACAGAGGTAAAATAAGAGTACTTCCTTCAAATCCCATTAACATTATTTTAAGCCTTTGTTGTTATCTCTGTATTCCTTTTACAACAATTGTTTACCATTtttatgttaattaatttatacCATGTATTCTATTTAGTGTTAGGAAGAGAATTACATTGCACTTATGTGAAATGATATTAGGCTATCAGTCACATGCATAATAGTCAGCAGTACGCAAGGCAGCTCCTCTTTTTATAATTGATAGGTATAAGAAGTGAATCTATACGCACCTCCATAAAAGGAACACAGCCTAAACCACATCTTTCGTTGAGCAAGCCTTCTTCAATATCGTCAAACTTTTCTTGACCAGTCGCATTTATATATTCTAAAACCTTCTG of the Watersipora subatra chromosome 4, tzWatSuba1.1, whole genome shotgun sequence genome contains:
- the LOC137394656 gene encoding 1-deoxypentalenic acid 11-beta-hydroxylase-like encodes the protein MKVELGTRSFEFPSEDLQELEASNNLLGDVEALRSQLERTGYLYLKNFHDRQEVLEARQKVLEYINATGQEKFDDIEEGLLNERCGLGCVPFMEGKPVITHSDAARKVLEGQRPFKFFQKLFGQDVATFDYKWLRAMHKRGFTGAHVDNVYMSRGTDKVLTMWTPFSDITPDIGTLAVCEGSNQLNSFDKFQKTYGQLDVEAAKLNGTGWFTEDPWEISKQFGGVWKTANYEAGDVLIFTLRTVHMSTVNLTSIARISCDTRWQPKDAKRDMRYFDCKEETDSPQFGVWAKDSTVTTTHFHGVTIEELKHQWGM